The proteins below are encoded in one region of Ricinus communis isolate WT05 ecotype wild-type chromosome 6, ASM1957865v1, whole genome shotgun sequence:
- the LOC112536826 gene encoding B3 domain-containing protein At2g33720 produces MERMQQQQQPHQFLFFCPFGSQLPTVNSNKRKDADKEIQCEDEESEVSSVLTLSCDYPSNNKKARSSESSSVADKPNLVSTELTLFDTSWTTTIKDPVSDNLARMREEFEREKHREKVSTELTLYGDPCKKIRKYPGIIKKILKESDLGSLCRLLISTALIKNHILPFLSNDVAEEVNSNHGATVILWDIDTATEHKLTLKKWISCGSFVFNDGWTQNFVKRRNLKKGDEIGIVWDIASSRFNFTVIRRAL; encoded by the coding sequence ATGGAGAGAatgcagcagcagcaacagcCACATCAATTCTTGTTCTTTTGTCCCTTTGGTTCTCAACTCCCTACTGTAAATTCCAATAAACGGAAGGACGCAGATAAAGAAATACAATGTGAAGACGAAGAGAGTGAAGTCTCTTCTGTTCTTACGCTTTCTTGTGATTATCCAAGTAACAACAAGAAGGCAAGAAGCAGTGAAAGCAGTTCCGTCGCTGACAAGCCAAATCTTGTTTCTACAGAGCTAACCCTATTTGATACATCTTGGACTACTACAATCAAGGACCCTGTTTCTGATAATCTTGCAAGAATGAGAGAAGAGTTCGAGAGGGAGAAGCACAGAGAAAAGGTTTCAACCGAACTGACATTATATGGAGATCCATGCAAGAAAATCAGGAAATATCCGGGTATAATCAAGAAGATACTTAAAGAAAGCGATCTGGGTAGTTTATGCAGGCTCTTGATTTCAACAGCCTTGATAAAGAATCATATTCTACCTTTCTTGAGTAATGACGTTGCTGAGGAGGTTAACAGTAACCATGGCGCGACTGTTATACTTTGGGATATTGACACTGCAACTGAGCATAAGTTGACATTAAAGAAATGGATAAGTTGTGGAAGCTTCGTGTTCAATGATGGCTGGACCCAAAATTTTGTGAAAAGAAGGAACTTAAAGAAAGGAGATGAGATTGGAATTGTTTGGGATATAGCTTCTTCAAGATTCAACTTTACTGTCATTCGTAGGGCTCTATGA
- the LOC8268618 gene encoding NAC domain containing protein 50 codes for MGRETCTPPHAPAPPSAAAVGAIQPAGAVKTTALAPGFRFHPTDEELVSYYLKRKVSNKPVRFNAISEVDIYKNEPWELADKARLKSRDQEWYFFSALDRKYGNGARMNRATIKGYWKATGKDREVRRSSQLIAMKKTLVFHSGRAPGGQRTNWVMHEYRLVEEELDRLGALHTDSYVLCRVFHKNNIGPPNGNRYAPFLEEEWDDGETALVPGEDAADEVVVGHDNTEMNRVEQDNHSIRRDPLNINELPKDSQTVDEFRRHDLPVCKTERMDDCPPCVLNTEASFPLLQYKRRKHNDEMVSNRSNASENSTRTTQDPCSSTTSTGATTTTTDTTMTTATATTTAVSALLEFSLMESIEPKESPRVPTLKFDSFGLDSTVPPSCMKFINDLQSEIHKISVERETLKLEMMSAQAMINILQSRIDFLNKENEDLKRSIRCNQ; via the exons ATGGGTCGTGAAACTTGTACCCCACCACATGCACCAGCACCGCCGTCTGCGGCGGCTGTGGGAGCGATACAGCCGGCGGGGGCGGTGAAAACAACAGCTTTGGCACCTGGGTTTCGATTCCACCCAACAGATGAAGAACTTGTTAGTTATTACTTGAAACGAAAGGTTTCTAATAAACCTGTTCGTTTTAATGCTATTTCAGAGGTCGATATTTACAAGAACGAGCCTTGGGAACTTGCAg ATAAGGCAAGGTTGAAAAGCCGAGACCAAGAATGGTACTTTTTTAGTGCATTGGATAGGAAGTACGGAAATGGAGCAAGAATGAATAGAGCCACAATTAAAGGTTACTGGAAAGCTACTGGTAAAGATAGGGAGGTTCGCCGCAGTTCCCAACTCATAGCAATGAAGAAAACACTTGTGTTTCACAGTGGGCGTGCACCTGGAGGGCAGCGTACCAATTGGGTTATGCATGAGTATCGTCTTGTTGAAGAAGAATTGGACAGACTTGGAGCCTTACAT ACCGATTCATACGTGCTGTGTAGAGTTTTTCACAAGAATAATATAGGACCACCAAATGGAAATCGCTATGCACCATTTCTTGAGGAGGAGTGGGACGATGGTGAGACAGCTCTTGTTCCAGGAGAGGATGCTGCGGATGAAGTGGTGGTTGGTCATGACAATACTGAAATGAATCGTGTTGAGCAG GATAATCATTCCATTCGTCGAGATCCCCTTAATATCAATGAACTTCCCAAGGACTCTCAAACTGTTGATGAATTTAGAAGACATGATTTGCCCGTGTGCAAGACTGAAAGGATGGATGATTGTCCTCCTTGTGTGCTTAATACAGAAGCATCCTTTCCCCTGCTCCagtataaaagaagaaagcatAATGATGAAATGGTGTCTAATCGGTCAAATGCTTCAGAGAATTCAACTAGGACAACTCAAGATCCTTGCTCATCCACGACATCAACAGGAGCAACAACTACAACTACCGACACTACAATGACAACAGCTACAGCAACGACGACAGCGGTATCTGCATTGTTGGAATTTTCGCTAATGGAATCGATTGAACCTAAAGAGTCTCCTCGTGTTCCTACTCTGAAATTTGATTCTTTTGGTCTTGATTCAACAGTGCCTCCTAGCTGTATGAAGTTTATCAACGATTTGCAGAGTGAGATCCACAAGATTTCTGTTGAGAGAGAGACTTTGAAGCTTGAAATGATGAGTGCTCAAGCCATGATTAACATTCTTCAATCTCGAATTGATTTTCTCAACAAGGAAAATGAGGATTTGAAAAGGAGCATCCGGTGTAACCAGTAA
- the LOC112536824 gene encoding B3 domain-containing protein At2g33720, giving the protein MERMQQQQPQQFLFFCPFGNSQLPTVNSKKRKDPDEEIQCEDEGSEVSSVVTLSCDYPTNNKKARSSESSSVADKPNLVSTELTLYDTSWTTTIKDPVSDSLARMREEFEREKHKEKVSTELTLYGDPCKKIRKIATCKIRKCPGIIKKILKESDLGSLCRLLVSTDLVKNHILPFMSNDVAENVNSNHGATVIFWDVDTATEHKLTLKKWISCESYMFKDGWTQEFVKRRNLKKGDEIGIFWDITSSRFNFAVIRRAP; this is encoded by the coding sequence ATGGAGAGAATGCAGCAGCAACAGCCACAGCAATTCTTGTTCTTTTGTCCCTTTGGTAATTCTCAACTCCCTACTGTAAATTCCAAGAAACGGAAGGACCCAGATGAAGAAATACAATGTGAAGACGAAGGGAGTGAAGTCTCTTCTGTTGTTACACTTTCTTGTGATTATCCAACTAACAACAAGAAGGCAAGAAGCAGTGAAAGCAGTTCCGTTGCTGACAAGCCAAATCTTGTTTCTACAGAGCTAACCCTATATGATACATCTTGGACTACTACAATCAAGGACCCTGTTTCTGATAGTCTTGCAAGAATGAGAGAAGAGTTCGAGAGGGAGAAGCACAAAGAAAAGGTTTCAACCGAACTGACATTATATGGAGATCCATGCAAAAAAATCAGGAAAATAGCCACATGCAAAATCAGGAAATGTCCGGGCATAATCAAGAAGATACTTAAAGAAAGCGATCTGGGTAGTTTATGCAGGCTCTTGGTTTCAACAGACTTGGTAAAGAATCATATTCTCCCTTTCATGAGTAATGACGTTGCTGAGAATGTTAACAGTAACCATGGCGCGACTGTTATATTTTGGGATGTTGACACTGCAACTGAGCATAAGTTGACATTAAAGAAATGGATCAGTTGTGAAAGCTACATGTTCAAAGATGGCTGGACCCAAGAATTTGTGAAAAGAAGGAACTTAAAGAAAGGAGATGAGATTGGAATTTTTTGGGATATAACTTCTTCAAGATTCAACTTTGCTGTCATTCGTCGGGCTCCATGA